From the Butyrivibrio fibrisolvens genome, one window contains:
- a CDS encoding SDR family NAD(P)-dependent oxidoreductase yields MRLSMNNVNANINNREECRNDKDEYINNREDNINTKDENLNNKVVLLTGASSGIGEQIALMLCSEGYIVYGIGRDFTKTDDTLISNPNFRKIACDITDTDALVREVKAIRKENDINILINNAACAYYGLHEEISPDKIRKMVRTNLETPMILTQILLRDLKKNEGTIIDIASVTAISSSNPHGAAYGALKAGLLSFGNSIFDEARKYGVKVTTIMPDMTRSNLYRNADFEADDAAKASLDPKEVAEAVKYILERPDGVVIPQIVLRPQLHRIKKK; encoded by the coding sequence ATGAGGTTAAGCATGAATAATGTAAATGCAAACATCAATAATAGAGAAGAATGCAGAAATGATAAAGATGAATACATAAATAATAGAGAAGATAACATAAATACTAAAGATGAAAATCTAAACAATAAAGTCGTCCTCCTTACAGGCGCATCCTCAGGCATAGGAGAACAGATAGCTCTCATGCTATGCAGCGAAGGCTATATAGTATACGGAATAGGCAGAGACTTTACAAAGACAGATGATACACTTATAAGTAACCCAAACTTCAGAAAGATAGCCTGCGATATCACAGATACAGATGCCCTTGTGAGGGAAGTAAAGGCTATAAGGAAAGAAAATGATATAAACATCCTTATCAATAATGCCGCCTGCGCTTACTACGGCCTCCACGAAGAGATAAGCCCTGATAAGATCAGAAAGATGGTCAGAACCAATCTTGAAACACCAATGATCCTGACACAGATCCTTCTAAGAGACCTTAAGAAGAATGAAGGAACCATAATAGATATAGCATCTGTAACAGCCATATCATCCTCCAATCCCCACGGAGCTGCTTATGGCGCGTTAAAAGCAGGACTCCTTAGCTTTGGCAACAGCATATTCGATGAAGCCAGAAAGTACGGCGTAAAAGTCACTACCATCATGCCCGATATGACAAGAAGTAACCTATACAGAAACGCCGACTTTGAAGCGGATGATGCAGCCAAGGCGAGCCTTGATCCAAAAGAAGTAGCAGAAGCTGTAAAATACATACTAGAAAGACCTGATGGCGTAGTAATACCACAGATTGTTCTCAGACCTCAGCTTCATAGAATCAAGAAAAAATAA
- a CDS encoding HU family DNA-binding protein, with protein sequence MNKAELVDAIAKQTGLSKKDSEKAVTAFVDAVTKTLKKKGKVQLVGFGTFETAKRAARNGKNPQTGATIKIPAAIAPKFKPGKALKDAVNGKKK encoded by the coding sequence ATGAACAAAGCAGAACTCGTTGATGCAATCGCAAAGCAGACAGGTCTTTCAAAGAAAGATTCTGAAAAGGCAGTTACGGCATTTGTTGATGCTGTAACAAAGACTCTGAAGAAGAAAGGCAAAGTACAGCTTGTTGGTTTCGGTACATTCGAGACAGCTAAGAGAGCTGCAAGAAATGGTAAGAACCCTCAGACTGGCGCTACAATCAAGATTCCTGCAGCTATCGCTCCTAAGTTTAAACCTGGTAAGGCTCTTAAGGACGCTGTTAACGGCAAGAAGAAATAA
- a CDS encoding DUF5722 domain-containing protein, with amino-acid sequence MNKKSRNTIIGSIVVAMLAVIAAVVVSGISFWNSSVDSEAAGRPVKIDSVTIVGSDVVAQISCSSIPSSDDGVFYLYGNEVYEDGATGKVVATTKTAKSATLTFPLNLNSEDSNLSRKFLVVVKQGGNLVQVSDEHYITNPEAVATYTSIRNDHGIKGLLADLEMEDVYELSELGLQQVIYNFDLGTVCGLTDDPAYPTIEYTYDGTTYYFNGHTVTSYDTLISQWNNMGLQVTMVILNSDDVQSPYTADLMHPDSRDGHECPGYAFNTAEEGGTKHLKAIAAFLGERYSGMTGHGQVDNWCIGNEVNARTEWYYLQSDDLDTNVNAYVKAFRIFYNGIKSMNGSANIYNSIDQEWNRKSNPGCFLSKAYLDTFNYYMNREGNINWGLSFHPYNSPLFDPYAWKGQSQYVSRNIKTPYITMQNIDVLIDYMHQADFLAPDGSVRSISLAEQGYTSSFGEDYQSASLVYSYLMAASYPDIDAFLLFRQTDNAHEMESNLALGLNNLDGTHKPAYYFYQAMGAANQQEYIDKASNIIGMDVQYLVDNRILLTRSGWSLND; translated from the coding sequence ATGAATAAGAAGAGCAGGAATACAATCATCGGATCTATTGTAGTAGCCATGCTTGCAGTTATTGCAGCAGTTGTAGTATCCGGAATCTCTTTCTGGAACAGTTCAGTAGATTCAGAGGCAGCAGGAAGACCTGTAAAGATCGATTCTGTTACCATTGTGGGAAGTGACGTTGTAGCACAGATCTCATGTAGTTCTATTCCGTCAAGTGATGATGGAGTCTTCTATCTCTATGGAAATGAAGTATATGAAGATGGTGCAACCGGCAAGGTAGTTGCGACTACCAAGACAGCTAAGAGTGCGACATTAACATTCCCTCTTAATCTTAATTCAGAAGATTCAAATCTTAGCCGTAAATTCCTTGTAGTAGTCAAGCAGGGTGGTAACCTTGTTCAGGTAAGTGATGAGCACTATATTACAAATCCTGAAGCTGTAGCAACTTATACATCTATTCGTAATGACCATGGTATCAAGGGCCTTCTTGCAGATCTTGAGATGGAAGATGTATATGAGCTTTCAGAGCTTGGCCTTCAGCAGGTTATCTACAACTTCGATCTTGGTACAGTATGCGGACTTACAGATGATCCTGCATATCCTACTATCGAGTATACATATGACGGAACAACATATTATTTTAACGGTCATACAGTAACAAGCTATGACACACTTATATCTCAGTGGAACAACATGGGACTTCAGGTTACTATGGTAATCCTTAACTCTGATGATGTTCAGTCACCTTATACAGCTGACCTTATGCATCCTGATTCAAGAGACGGACATGAGTGCCCTGGATATGCTTTTAACACAGCAGAAGAGGGCGGTACTAAGCACCTTAAGGCTATCGCAGCATTCCTTGGTGAGAGATATTCCGGAATGACTGGTCATGGCCAGGTTGATAACTGGTGTATAGGTAACGAAGTTAATGCAAGAACTGAGTGGTATTACCTTCAGTCAGATGATCTTGATACCAATGTTAATGCTTATGTAAAGGCATTCCGTATCTTCTATAACGGTATCAAGTCAATGAACGGCAGTGCTAATATCTACAATTCGATCGATCAGGAGTGGAACCGTAAGTCTAATCCCGGATGTTTCCTTAGTAAGGCATATCTTGATACATTCAATTACTACATGAACAGAGAAGGTAACATTAACTGGGGACTTTCATTCCATCCTTATAACTCACCACTTTTTGATCCATATGCGTGGAAGGGACAGTCACAGTATGTAAGCAGAAACATTAAGACACCTTACATCACAATGCAGAATATTGATGTTCTTATCGATTATATGCACCAGGCTGATTTCCTTGCACCTGACGGAAGCGTACGTAGTATCTCACTTGCAGAGCAGGGCTACACTTCAAGCTTTGGCGAAGACTATCAGAGTGCTTCACTTGTGTATAGCTACCTGATGGCAGCATCTTATCCTGATATTGATGCATTCCTTCTGTTCAGACAGACAGATAATGCTCATGAGATGGAATCCAATCTTGCTCTTGGTCTTAACAACCTTGACGGAACCCATAAGCCTGCATACTACTTCTATCAGGCAATGGGAGCTGCTAATCAGCAGGAGTACATTGATAAGGCTTCCAATATCATCGGAATGGATGTACAGTATCTTGTAGATAACAGAATCCTTCTGACAAGAAGCGGCTGGTCATTAAACGACTGA
- a CDS encoding DUF3048 domain-containing protein has product MKKRFASLFVTGLCAAMVVGCSSNDAGTQPSTIGSSATAVETTPSDTTTTDATTEDVSQEVTTTTEVPEGMYLSELTGEPIDESLKDQRPIAVMVDNELTALPHYGTAEADIVYELMNSTKNNRITRLMCIFKDWESIEQLGSIRSTRPTNIVLAAEFNAVLCHDGGPYYNDSYFKQDLFADHFSGIFSRVNNGKSREFTEYIVSGDLDKAFSNSSISTTYNENRFEDGEKFYFTDYGTTVDLAAEGTEVSDVTEVVLPFYHNSSTLKYNPDTEMYEYYEYGDAHLDAEDNEPLAFDNVILQNTSHSQLDENGYLVYNYLDNGDQCTGYYLTKGQCIPIWWIKGSQEALTYYFTDSSYSQELQINTGKTYVALVPRDTWDEVELNK; this is encoded by the coding sequence ATGAAAAAAAGATTTGCTTCTCTTTTTGTAACAGGTCTTTGTGCCGCTATGGTCGTTGGATGTAGCTCTAATGATGCAGGCACACAGCCATCTACAATCGGTTCATCAGCTACAGCAGTTGAGACAACACCTTCTGATACTACAACAACAGATGCTACCACAGAAGATGTAAGTCAGGAAGTTACTACAACAACTGAAGTTCCTGAAGGAATGTACCTTAGCGAACTTACAGGCGAGCCTATCGACGAATCTCTAAAGGATCAGCGTCCTATCGCTGTTATGGTTGATAACGAGCTTACAGCACTTCCTCACTACGGAACAGCTGAAGCAGATATCGTTTACGAACTTATGAACAGCACTAAGAACAATCGTATCACACGTCTTATGTGCATCTTTAAGGACTGGGAGTCTATCGAACAGCTCGGAAGTATCAGAAGTACAAGACCTACTAACATCGTACTTGCTGCTGAGTTCAACGCAGTACTGTGCCACGATGGTGGTCCTTACTACAATGACAGCTACTTCAAGCAGGACCTGTTCGCAGATCACTTCTCAGGTATCTTCTCTCGTGTAAACAACGGTAAGTCCCGTGAGTTCACAGAGTATATCGTATCTGGAGATCTTGACAAGGCTTTCTCTAACTCAAGCATCTCTACTACTTACAACGAAAACCGTTTTGAAGATGGCGAAAAGTTCTATTTCACAGATTATGGTACAACAGTTGATCTTGCTGCAGAGGGAACAGAGGTTTCTGACGTAACAGAAGTTGTTCTTCCTTTCTATCACAACAGCTCAACTCTTAAGTACAACCCTGATACAGAGATGTATGAGTACTATGAGTATGGTGATGCTCACCTTGATGCAGAAGACAATGAGCCTCTTGCATTCGACAATGTAATCCTTCAGAACACAAGCCATTCACAGCTTGATGAGAACGGATACCTTGTTTACAACTATCTTGATAACGGTGATCAGTGCACAGGTTACTACCTTACAAAGGGTCAGTGCATCCCGATCTGGTGGATCAAGGGTTCACAGGAAGCTCTCACATACTACTTCACAGATTCTTCCTACTCACAGGAGCTTCAGATCAACACAGGTAAGACTTATGTTGCACTTGTTCCTCGTGATACATGGGACGAAGTTGAACTGAACAAGTAA
- a CDS encoding SPL family radical SAM protein, with translation MDGEDIFQNAFKHIYVEKELLGNGKADNILSHFPDSRVIVIDHYKDVFNRKRQDFSAQRLARNLILASKKGRLVYDGAPVCQDFGNSHFYYTSCIMNCLYDCEYCYLKGMYPSANLVVFVNIEDIFKEVEELLAKFPVYLCVSYDTDLMALESLTGFVSKWVEFTKSHENLTIEIRTKCGRGDLDIEPCDRVIFAWTISPDPVIKQYEHGSARLSARLEAAAYYLEAGWPVRLCFDPMIYIPGGHENPMPGKNWKQVYSDMLEEVSTAIDMTKVRDFSVGSFRISEAYLKKMRKVMPVSSAVQYPYILDEGYYHYPKKLTEEMESFLTSKILKICPDAKIFRWEET, from the coding sequence ATGGACGGAGAAGATATTTTTCAAAATGCTTTTAAGCATATATATGTAGAAAAAGAATTATTAGGTAATGGCAAAGCAGATAATATCCTGAGTCACTTTCCTGATTCACGCGTAATTGTAATAGATCATTACAAAGATGTATTCAACAGGAAAAGACAGGATTTTAGTGCTCAGCGCCTTGCAAGGAATCTGATACTGGCATCCAAGAAAGGGCGCCTTGTATATGACGGAGCTCCTGTGTGTCAGGATTTTGGCAACAGCCATTTTTATTATACGTCATGTATCATGAACTGCCTGTACGACTGCGAATATTGCTACCTAAAAGGAATGTATCCTTCTGCCAATCTTGTTGTATTCGTGAACATAGAAGACATCTTCAAAGAAGTAGAAGAGCTCCTTGCAAAGTTCCCGGTATATCTATGCGTATCCTATGATACAGACCTTATGGCACTTGAGAGCCTTACGGGATTTGTATCAAAATGGGTAGAGTTTACTAAAAGTCATGAAAATCTTACAATTGAAATACGTACCAAATGCGGAAGAGGTGACCTGGATATAGAGCCATGTGACAGAGTTATATTCGCATGGACTATTTCGCCAGACCCTGTCATTAAACAGTATGAGCACGGCTCTGCAAGACTTTCAGCAAGGCTTGAAGCTGCCGCTTATTATCTGGAAGCCGGATGGCCTGTAAGACTATGCTTTGATCCCATGATCTATATTCCGGGTGGTCATGAAAACCCTATGCCTGGAAAAAACTGGAAACAAGTTTACAGCGATATGCTGGAAGAAGTAAGTACAGCTATAGATATGACTAAGGTAAGAGACTTCAGCGTAGGAAGTTTTAGAATATCAGAAGCTTATCTTAAGAAGATGAGAAAAGTAATGCCGGTATCTTCTGCGGTGCAGTATCCATATATTCTGGATGAAGGATACTATCACTACCCAAAGAAACTGACAGAAGAGATGGAGTCTTTTCTTACAAGTAAGATCTTAAAAATCTGCCCTGATGCTAAGATATTCAGGTGGGAAGAGACGTAA
- a CDS encoding zinc-ribbon domain-containing protein gives MICNVCGKEYQDGNAFCPYCGSKTAAPGSQPQMTYGASQGGQQYGSMQQGQGQQYTGQVQGQQFGGPGQGQQYGGPANGQQYGSQGQPQQFGGAGQPYGQPQFYNGPMQQEPPKKKKSHKGAIIAILLVIVLIGCGVGGFFGYKWYRNNCLENALADGEEQYADGNYDKAISFYKEALKYDEENKQALDGIKKSELGNALADAKALCDKGSYDEAIAAYDKILEDYPDNEDATKGKSDTKKAKLQAQIAADLEVANGYLDSKDYENAITAYETVLKEDSGNEEAKSGIVTAYNAIIDADIAASDYETAMEDAQKALKATGDDSFQTRMDDEISPNLIPDVDDALEAADDYLMDTTGLSASINNTIEFSMTMSSGTYDFDGEINASFKGTYDDDTIDQAYTSLEYYIDDNEGDSLVGHHSEEIFCDGKTFSSNYDGGGWEADTDDNQYSYYGIMLSDSILFDVDLISDCTIDDTTTEIDGRQCFVIRGTFGAGDADTLAMYAEFFYGLGIGDDVDSVTAEVVLYLDAETFAPVRQEIVLDSLDMSHFASDISDAMGEDGIKVSDATCKFTITYDSYEEVGDLTPSDY, from the coding sequence ATGATTTGTAATGTGTGTGGAAAAGAGTATCAGGATGGTAATGCGTTCTGCCCTTATTGCGGGTCAAAAACAGCAGCGCCTGGAAGTCAGCCCCAGATGACATATGGAGCTAGTCAAGGCGGTCAGCAGTATGGATCGATGCAGCAAGGACAGGGACAACAGTACACAGGTCAGGTTCAGGGCCAGCAGTTTGGGGGACCGGGACAGGGTCAACAGTATGGAGGACCGGCTAATGGCCAGCAGTATGGAAGCCAAGGTCAGCCACAGCAGTTTGGAGGAGCAGGTCAGCCTTATGGCCAGCCTCAATTTTATAACGGACCTATGCAGCAAGAGCCGCCCAAGAAAAAGAAAAGCCATAAAGGTGCGATAATAGCAATACTTCTTGTTATTGTACTTATTGGATGCGGTGTTGGCGGATTTTTTGGCTACAAATGGTATCGTAACAATTGTTTAGAGAATGCACTTGCCGATGGTGAAGAGCAGTATGCTGACGGCAATTATGATAAAGCTATATCTTTTTATAAAGAAGCACTTAAATATGATGAAGAAAACAAGCAGGCTCTTGATGGAATCAAGAAGTCAGAGCTTGGTAATGCACTTGCAGATGCAAAGGCACTTTGTGATAAGGGATCTTATGATGAAGCAATAGCAGCATATGATAAGATCCTTGAAGATTATCCTGATAATGAGGATGCAACCAAGGGTAAATCCGATACTAAGAAGGCTAAACTTCAGGCACAGATAGCAGCTGATCTGGAAGTTGCTAATGGGTATCTTGATTCCAAAGATTATGAAAATGCCATAACAGCCTACGAGACAGTTCTCAAAGAAGACAGCGGCAATGAAGAAGCTAAAAGCGGTATTGTAACAGCATATAATGCGATTATTGATGCAGATATTGCAGCATCAGACTATGAGACAGCAATGGAAGATGCACAGAAAGCTCTTAAGGCAACAGGAGATGACAGCTTCCAGACAAGAATGGATGATGAGATCTCTCCTAATCTTATACCTGATGTAGATGATGCTTTAGAAGCAGCTGATGATTATCTGATGGATACAACCGGTCTTAGCGCTTCTATCAACAATACCATAGAGTTTTCTATGACTATGAGTTCAGGAACCTATGATTTTGATGGAGAGATAAATGCTTCATTCAAGGGTACTTATGATGATGACACCATAGATCAGGCATATACAAGTTTGGAATATTATATTGATGATAACGAAGGCGATAGTCTTGTAGGACATCATTCAGAAGAGATATTCTGTGATGGCAAGACATTTTCATCCAATTATGATGGTGGCGGATGGGAAGCTGATACAGATGATAACCAGTATTCATATTATGGTATCATGCTCTCTGATAGTATTCTGTTCGATGTAGATCTGATCTCTGATTGCACGATAGATGATACTACTACCGAAATTGATGGAAGACAATGCTTTGTGATCCGTGGTACATTTGGTGCAGGAGATGCAGATACACTTGCAATGTATGCAGAGTTTTTCTATGGTCTTGGTATTGGAGACGATGTAGATTCAGTTACAGCTGAAGTCGTATTGTATCTTGATGCAGAGACATTTGCACCTGTCCGTCAGGAGATAGTGCTTGACAGTCTTGATATGTCACATTTTGCTTCAGATATTTCAGATGCAATGGGAGAAGATGGTATTAAGGTATCAGATGCAACATGTAAGTTTACAATCACTTATGATTCATATGAAGAAGTTGGCGATTTAACACCATCTGATTATTAA
- a CDS encoding carboxylesterase/lipase family protein, which produces MLFYIGIILITVLYIAVLELSKNILISWVIGIMASCGVIIAHLFFKRSGNSSFKTSLLLWIILFAVFGINYISTTPPYKRVPAVDNKNPDVTEVVSISQGDLTGVYNKDHSVKVYAGIPYAKAPIGDLRFKEPQSPDSWEGVRECDEFGPMAMQSRSNPLYDSLSHILGWHDYQIKFGDEYIEEMSEDCLYLNIFAPEDAGDEPLPVIFYIHGGSLTTGHPSYTEYRGEDLAKRGVIFVDFAYRLGVFGYYTADDLKAESENGTTGNYGLLDQIAALQWVYDNIEAFGGDPEKITIAGESAGASSVNALCVSPLTEGLFRYAIAESSGIVAYKPYHTFRSYDEALEQGDIVRDEFGVSSSKELRDIPADKLLTSSSVQSAMTIDGYAIVEQPYLTYEKGQNHEKALLNGFNAKEADAFLLGTKATSDNYVDLLSDALGPYADDMAKVVPADSPQRDQHFIVDAMGDAKGALNISYSALWFSYSHYVWNNYLIAQNVPCYEYYFTKTNNILSNYHAGELPYAYGNLWRHPRLYDEEDYALSEIMQQYWVNFAKTGNPNGEGLPEWKMRSADQDQLLQLDTQIKMIDDPNTELYKIIDLYQQSTIS; this is translated from the coding sequence ATGCTTTTTTATATTGGAATCATTCTGATAACTGTACTATATATAGCTGTTTTGGAATTGTCCAAAAATATACTTATCAGCTGGGTTATCGGAATAATGGCATCATGTGGCGTGATTATCGCACATTTATTTTTCAAAAGATCAGGAAATTCATCCTTTAAGACTTCACTACTCTTATGGATAATCCTTTTTGCAGTATTTGGAATAAATTATATATCTACCACGCCGCCTTACAAGAGAGTTCCTGCTGTAGACAACAAGAATCCCGATGTTACAGAGGTAGTCAGTATCTCTCAAGGCGATCTTACAGGTGTTTATAATAAAGATCACTCAGTAAAAGTATATGCCGGCATTCCTTATGCCAAAGCTCCTATTGGTGATCTTAGATTCAAAGAGCCTCAATCTCCTGATAGCTGGGAAGGTGTAAGAGAATGTGATGAATTCGGTCCTATGGCTATGCAGTCAAGGTCAAATCCATTGTATGATAGTCTCTCACACATCCTTGGCTGGCATGATTATCAGATCAAATTCGGAGATGAGTATATTGAAGAGATGAGTGAAGACTGCCTGTATCTTAATATATTCGCACCGGAAGATGCCGGTGATGAGCCACTTCCTGTTATCTTCTACATCCATGGAGGAAGCCTTACTACAGGCCATCCTTCATATACAGAGTACAGAGGTGAAGATCTGGCTAAAAGAGGTGTTATATTCGTAGATTTTGCTTACCGCCTTGGAGTATTCGGCTACTATACTGCCGATGACCTTAAAGCAGAATCTGAGAATGGCACCACAGGTAACTACGGACTCCTCGACCAGATAGCTGCGCTCCAGTGGGTATATGACAATATAGAAGCCTTTGGCGGTGATCCCGAGAAGATAACCATCGCCGGGGAGTCAGCCGGAGCTTCAAGTGTTAATGCCTTGTGCGTATCTCCTCTGACAGAAGGACTATTTAGATATGCAATTGCAGAGTCTAGTGGAATAGTAGCTTATAAGCCCTATCATACTTTCAGAAGCTATGATGAAGCTTTAGAGCAGGGCGATATAGTAAGAGATGAGTTTGGAGTATCTTCGTCCAAAGAGCTTAGAGATATTCCTGCTGATAAGCTTCTTACATCCTCTTCTGTCCAGTCAGCTATGACTATAGATGGCTATGCGATAGTTGAGCAGCCATATCTAACCTATGAAAAGGGTCAAAACCATGAGAAAGCTCTTCTAAACGGCTTTAATGCAAAAGAAGCTGATGCATTCCTTTTAGGAACTAAGGCAACAAGTGATAATTATGTAGATCTTTTGTCAGATGCCCTTGGACCATATGCAGATGATATGGCCAAAGTTGTTCCGGCAGACTCTCCTCAAAGAGATCAGCACTTCATAGTAGATGCAATGGGAGATGCCAAGGGAGCTCTTAATATAAGCTACTCAGCTCTATGGTTTAGCTACTCACATTATGTATGGAACAATTATCTGATAGCGCAGAATGTCCCATGCTACGAATACTATTTTACTAAAACAAATAATATACTATCCAACTATCACGCAGGCGAACTTCCTTATGCCTATGGTAATCTCTGGAGACACCCTAGGCTCTACGATGAAGAAGATTACGCGCTCTCAGAAATAATGCAGCAGTACTGGGTCAACTTTGCAAAGACCGGCAATCCAAATGGCGAAGGCCTTCCTGAATGGAAGATGAGATCAGCTGACCAGGATCAACTCCTTCAGCTGGATACACAGATCAAGATGATCGACGATCCTAATACAGAACTATACAAGATCATCGACTTGTACCAGCAGTCAACAATTTCATAA